The Alosa sapidissima isolate fAloSap1 chromosome 16, fAloSap1.pri, whole genome shotgun sequence genome has a segment encoding these proteins:
- the slc18a3a gene encoding probable vesicular acetylcholine transporter-A has translation MASEESIGLAQSAAVKLSEMGERTKHLGNAIQDPERQRRIILVIVCVALLLDNMLYMVIVPIIPDYLVSLEQKAEHAHAVLHMNNSNSTAHIGKENFDVEIGVLFASKAILQLLVNPLTGTFIDRVGYDIPLLIGLTIMFLSTCIFAFAENYGTLFAARSLQGLGSAFADTSGIAMIADKYTEEGERSRALGIALAFISFGSLVAPPFGGILYEFAGKRVPFLVLACICFADGILCLTVLKPFSNNTRENMPIGTPIYKLMIDPYIAVVAGALTTCNIPLAFLEPTIANWMEETMNSTQWEIGLTWLPAFFPHVLGVYLTVKLAAQYPHLQWFYGALGMVIIGASSCTVPACKTFGQLIWPLCGICFGIALVDTALLPTLAFLVDVRHVSVYGSVYAIADISYCVAYALGPIVAGQIVHNLGFVQLNLGMGLANVLYAPALLLLRNVCLMKPSHSERNMLLEEGATGLYDTIKMEERHNKGKILSSAGNCVSVDENGTFAQPRGYSEEETSEPEYI, from the coding sequence ATGGCTTCAGAAGAATCCATCGGTTTAGCGCAATCTGCTGCTGTGAAATTATCAGAAATGGGGGAAAGAACTAAGCATTTGGGCAATGCCATACAAGACCCCGAGCGGCAAAGGAGAATAATATTAGTTATTGTTTGCGTTGCTCTGTTATTGGACAACATGCTGTACATGGTGATAGTACCAATTATACCCGATTATCTTGTAAGTCTCGAGCAAAAGGCAGAGCACGCCCATGCAGTTTTGCATATGAATAACTCAAACAGCACGGCACACATCGGAAAAGAAAACTTTGATGTGGAAATCGGTGTACTCTTTGCTTCCAAAGCCATTTTGCAACTTCTAGTCAATCCACTCACAGGAACCTTTATTGACCGTGTCGGGTATGACATTCCACTCCTAATTGGACTTACGATCATGTTCCTATCCACCTGTATATTTGCTTTCGCTGAAAACTATGGAACTTTGTTTGCAGCACGTAGTCTGCAAGGTTTGGGATCTGCATTTGCAGACACTTCCGGAATTGCCATGATTGCTGATAAGTATacggaggagggagagaggagtcgTGCCCTGGGCATTGCCCTTGCATTCATATCTTTTGGGAGTCTAGTGGCGCCCCCCTTTGGAGGTATACTTTACGAGTTTGCAGGGAAGCGGGTCCCATTCCTTGTCCTTGCCTGCATTTGTTTTGCCGATGGTATTTTGTGTCTGACTGTCCTGAAGCCTTTTTCAAACAATACTCGAGAGAACATGCCAATAGGCACTCCCATTTACAAACTCATGATTGATCCCTACATAGCAGTTGTTGCAGGGGCGCTGACAACCTGTAACATCCCCTTGGCCTTCCTGGAACCCACCATCGCGAATTGGATGGAGGAAACCATGAATTCTACTCAGTGGGAAATTGGACTAACTTGGTTACCAGCGTTTTTCCCACATGTTCTTGGTGTATACCTTACTGTGAAATTAGCAGCTCAATACCCTCATTTACAATGGTTCTATGGGGCACTAGGAATGGTTATCATTGGTGCAAGTTCCTGCACTGTGCCAGCTTGCAAAACATTTGGACAGCTCATCTGGCCATTGTGTGGTATATGTTTTGGTATTGCATTGGTAGATACAGCTTTGTTGCCAACACTTGCGTTTCTTGTAGATGTGCGTCACGTGTCTGTGTATGGAAGTGTGTATGCTATTGCAGATATATCCTATTGTGTGGCCTATGCTCTCGGGCCAATAGTTGCAGGTCAGATAGTACACAACCTAGGCTTTGTCCAGTTAAATCTGGGAATGGGACTTGCCAATGTTCTTTACGCACCGGCCCTACTGCTGTTGCGCAATGTGTGCTTAATGAAACCGTCCCATTCAGAGAGAAATATGCTATTAGAAGAGGGAGCCACAGGTCTTTACGACACTATAAAAATGGAAGAGCGGCATAACAAGGGGAAAATTCTCAGTTCAGCGGGGAACTGTGTATCAGTTGATGAAAATGGCACCTTTGCGCAACCGAGAGGATATTCTGAAGAGGAAACATCTGAACCAGAATATATTTAA